A DNA window from Paenibacillus andongensis contains the following coding sequences:
- a CDS encoding DUF6953 family protein, giving the protein MAVTANEVAEWMLEQLKSAGILHQKEAVDYIIQHFGESFIYINENGNQAISKDVKKIFKKLHGGKAAWERDGFFWGWQ; this is encoded by the coding sequence ATGGCCGTTACGGCGAATGAAGTTGCGGAATGGATGTTGGAGCAGTTGAAATCCGCAGGTATTTTACATCAGAAAGAAGCAGTAGACTATATAATTCAACATTTTGGGGAATCCTTCATCTATATAAACGAGAATGGGAATCAAGCCATTTCCAAAGACGTGAAGAAAATCTTTAAAAAACTTCATGGCGGTAAAGCAGCATGGGAGCGCGATGGATTTTTCTGGGGTTGGCAATAG
- a CDS encoding N-acetylglucosamine kinase, with the protein MKYYLGVDAGGSKTYTLVTDEHGRIVGKGHSGNGNHQLGVEQALGNITNSVAMALQQAGLTHSDIEYAFFGLAGADRPIDYTILRPLIGGLGFTNYGIDCDTMIALHAGTSQPFGVVLICGSGTNSAGKNRQGEFFQCGGFTYQFGDFGGGGTLAVEAFRSVIRSWDGREQPTLLTELLIKFLGYNSVQDMFDDFLDNNKTVPLHTTKLLFEAAEQGDEVACRILRVQGEELGKSATAVIKRLNMEQETFQVVLAGSVIARGDGPFIHSYIEKAVSEVAPKATIVKLNVEPVVGAVWMAMEAAGTPVSIEVYEKLRTVSDYQTIQLLDKTRM; encoded by the coding sequence ATGAAATATTATTTGGGTGTAGATGCAGGCGGGAGTAAAACCTACACACTCGTAACAGATGAACATGGCCGTATCGTTGGTAAAGGGCACAGCGGCAATGGCAATCATCAACTCGGGGTTGAACAAGCACTCGGAAATATTACAAACTCCGTAGCTATGGCTCTACAGCAGGCGGGGCTTACGCACAGCGACATTGAATATGCTTTTTTCGGCCTTGCTGGCGCAGATCGACCGATTGATTATACGATCCTGCGTCCGCTTATTGGCGGATTGGGATTCACGAATTATGGGATTGATTGTGACACCATGATTGCTTTGCATGCAGGTACTTCCCAGCCATTTGGCGTTGTTCTAATCTGCGGAAGTGGAACGAATAGTGCCGGCAAGAACAGGCAGGGTGAGTTTTTTCAATGTGGAGGCTTCACCTATCAGTTTGGTGATTTTGGCGGGGGAGGCACACTGGCCGTAGAGGCTTTTCGTTCTGTCATTCGGTCATGGGATGGCAGGGAGCAGCCGACTTTGCTAACTGAGCTGCTGATCAAGTTCCTTGGCTACAATTCGGTGCAGGATATGTTTGACGATTTTCTGGATAACAACAAAACCGTACCGCTTCATACGACCAAACTGTTGTTTGAAGCCGCAGAGCAGGGGGATGAGGTCGCTTGCCGCATTCTCAGGGTGCAGGGAGAAGAACTTGGCAAGTCAGCCACAGCTGTAATTAAACGTTTAAATATGGAGCAAGAGACTTTTCAAGTTGTGCTTGCGGGCAGTGTCATTGCAAGAGGTGATGGGCCTTTTATTCATTCTTATATTGAAAAGGCAGTAAGCGAAGTCGCCCCCAAAGCCACAATTGTGAAATTGAACGTCGAACCTGTGGTTGGCGCTGTTTGGATGGCGATGGAAGCCGCCGGCACCCCCGTTTCAATAGAAGTGTACGAGAAACTCCGGACCGTGTCCGATTATCAAACCATACAATTACTAGACAAGACTAGGATGTGA
- a CDS encoding ABC transporter permease, producing the protein MNSLFIALNMLRRTLLQKKGFLMYLVIPAGVVSLIIGILGGQSERGVDIAYINLDRGTMGSHLLQELSTLPDYRLKEETSETALKEVITKQKVSSAFLIPEGFSETLMKGTSAQIDMYQLNTNEASITLKINLDSILSRYRGTIELHTQQGLQDAALREAVEKTISQMEKHQVKAQVTDLNLYVNPNMHTVIGFMLMFMMGLINNTVSVIMDDRRQRTMARTYSAPVHSFEIVLGNFIGSFLVGTLQVLVILLFTRYVTNYDYGLPFVSQFILLEFFLLASMGIASAVASMVKNASNMGIINSLVVTPTCMLGGCYWPISLMPDWMQKLANFVPQKWVIEAIQRMASGQTLSQMWMHMSVLTLFGLILLGVGSVILRPGDAEVS; encoded by the coding sequence ATGAATAGCTTATTCATAGCGCTCAATATGCTGCGTCGTACACTTTTGCAGAAAAAAGGCTTTCTCATGTATTTAGTCATTCCAGCGGGAGTAGTTTCGCTAATCATTGGTATACTTGGTGGGCAGAGCGAACGCGGGGTTGATATTGCTTATATTAATTTGGATCGGGGAACGATGGGCTCCCATCTCTTGCAAGAACTTTCGACGCTGCCAGATTATCGGCTCAAAGAAGAAACTTCTGAAACAGCGCTAAAAGAAGTTATCACGAAACAAAAAGTGAGCAGCGCCTTTCTCATTCCTGAAGGATTCAGCGAGACGTTGATGAAAGGCACATCTGCACAAATAGATATGTACCAACTAAACACGAATGAGGCTTCGATCACGCTCAAAATCAATCTGGATAGTATTCTATCCAGATATCGTGGAACGATTGAGCTGCATACCCAGCAAGGGCTCCAAGATGCAGCGCTTCGTGAAGCCGTGGAGAAGACAATTTCACAGATGGAGAAGCATCAGGTGAAGGCGCAAGTCACTGATCTTAATTTGTATGTGAATCCGAATATGCATACGGTAATTGGTTTCATGCTGATGTTCATGATGGGGTTAATCAATAATACGGTTTCCGTGATTATGGATGATCGAAGACAACGCACAATGGCTAGAACTTATTCGGCACCCGTTCATTCTTTCGAAATTGTACTTGGGAATTTCATAGGCAGTTTCTTAGTCGGGACGCTGCAAGTGTTAGTCATTCTCTTGTTTACGCGTTATGTAACGAATTATGATTATGGACTTCCGTTTGTATCGCAGTTTATCTTGTTGGAGTTTTTCTTACTAGCCAGCATGGGAATTGCCAGCGCGGTAGCTAGTATGGTTAAGAATGCGTCGAATATGGGCATAATTAATTCTCTCGTTGTTACCCCGACATGTATGCTAGGCGGATGCTACTGGCCGATCAGCCTAATGCCGGACTGGATGCAGAAGCTTGCGAATTTCGTTCCGCAAAAATGGGTGATTGAGGCCATTCAGCGAATGGCTTCTGGTCAGACTTTGTCTCAGATGTGGATGCACATGAGCGTACTCACCTTGTTTGGACTGATTCTTTTGGGCGTAGGGTCAGTCATTCTTAGACCGGGAGATGCTGAGGTTAGTTAA
- a CDS encoding LacI family DNA-binding transcriptional regulator produces the protein MSVTIKDIAKLAGVSHTTVSRALNNSPLIQEETKERIRSIAEQMDYTPNYSAKSLVLDRSYNLGLFFTTLSKGTSAGFFYEAIRGVNSVIQDRYQLIVKGIDDYTSFQSITRKSFDGIVIVSQSDDDQAIIDHIASKGIPQVVLNRPVETSGVLNVLSDEEQGAFLAASYLVEQGHKRIALVEGVKGFKSAQNRKDGFERAMKHYQITVPPAYRLPGLYDLESGHKAMQQFLTLDERPTAVFCCNDEMALGAMKAVSEAGMNVPIDISVIGFDDTVFAAYVTPALTTVRRPIEQISREGALRLLGNIENKQHETEQLLLKTELIVRESVRLLTP, from the coding sequence ATGAGCGTTACCATTAAGGATATTGCCAAGCTTGCAGGAGTGTCTCATACAACGGTTTCCAGAGCACTGAACAACAGCCCGCTCATTCAGGAGGAGACGAAGGAGCGCATCCGGAGCATCGCTGAGCAGATGGATTACACGCCTAATTACAGCGCGAAGAGTTTGGTACTCGATCGTTCGTATAACTTGGGGTTGTTCTTTACCACACTAAGCAAAGGAACTTCCGCCGGCTTCTTCTATGAAGCTATCCGCGGTGTCAATAGTGTCATACAGGATCGTTACCAATTGATCGTAAAAGGGATTGACGATTACACCAGTTTTCAATCGATTACTCGGAAAAGCTTTGACGGCATTGTTATTGTCAGTCAGAGTGATGACGATCAAGCCATCATTGACCACATTGCCAGTAAAGGAATCCCGCAAGTTGTGCTGAATCGCCCTGTTGAAACTTCAGGCGTGCTGAATGTTCTCTCTGATGAGGAGCAAGGCGCTTTTCTAGCAGCCTCTTATTTGGTTGAGCAGGGACATAAGCGAATTGCTCTCGTAGAGGGTGTCAAAGGCTTTAAATCCGCACAGAATCGGAAAGACGGCTTCGAACGAGCCATGAAGCATTACCAGATCACCGTTCCACCCGCATATCGCTTGCCGGGATTGTATGATCTGGAGAGCGGACACAAGGCCATGCAGCAATTTCTGACGCTGGATGAAAGACCGACAGCCGTATTTTGTTGTAATGATGAAATGGCGCTTGGTGCGATGAAAGCGGTATCGGAAGCTGGGATGAATGTGCCTATCGATATCTCAGTGATAGGCTTTGATGATACGGTATTCGCAGCCTACGTGACTCCAGCACTAACAACCGTTCGCAGACCGATTGAGCAAATTAGCAGAGAAGGCGCTTTACGACTTCTTGGAAATATTGAAAATAAGCAGCACGAAACGGAGCAGTTGCTATTAAAAACAGAGTTGATCGTGCGGGAATCCGTTCGGTTATTAACACCATAA
- a CDS encoding LacI family DNA-binding transcriptional regulator, with amino-acid sequence MKVSIFDVAKRSGLSVVTVSRVINQAGTVREKNRQKVLQAMKELDYHPNAAARSLARGKTGIIGLGITTLNDSFLDAVVKEINDRLAEKGYFLALSISTDVFASFDNSMFQEDRVDGVIMLSPIHEDDYVMELKKKKIPFVMLDNQHIHPSISSVIIDNYKGGYDATKHLIDLGHTEIAHISGLEPYLSSSERQRGFVSAMQEAGLDPSWIEKGNFSITSGYQAASRWIQSGKLPSAVFAADDLTAFGVMDALKNEGYKIPRDMSIVGFDDQIFSEEFRPRLTTVRQPADKMGRQGVDILLKWIDGTAKRNITVQLEPELIIRESTTRK; translated from the coding sequence ATGAAAGTAAGCATCTTTGACGTCGCCAAGAGAAGCGGTTTGTCCGTCGTTACCGTTTCGCGAGTCATTAATCAAGCTGGCACTGTCCGTGAAAAAAATCGCCAAAAAGTGCTGCAAGCGATGAAAGAGTTAGATTACCATCCGAATGCTGCTGCGCGGAGCTTAGCTCGCGGCAAGACGGGTATCATTGGACTCGGCATTACCACTTTAAATGATTCTTTCTTGGATGCAGTAGTCAAAGAGATTAACGATCGGCTTGCTGAAAAAGGTTACTTCTTAGCGCTTTCGATATCAACAGATGTGTTCGCATCTTTCGATAATTCCATGTTCCAAGAGGATCGTGTGGACGGTGTTATTATGCTTTCTCCAATACATGAGGATGATTATGTCATGGAATTGAAAAAGAAGAAAATTCCTTTCGTTATGCTGGATAATCAGCATATTCATCCATCGATATCCTCTGTCATCATTGATAATTATAAAGGCGGTTACGATGCCACGAAACATTTAATTGACCTAGGTCATACGGAGATTGCCCATATTTCCGGGCTTGAACCTTACTTAAGCAGCAGTGAGCGTCAGCGCGGTTTCGTCAGTGCGATGCAGGAGGCTGGCTTGGATCCTTCTTGGATTGAGAAAGGTAATTTCAGCATCACCTCCGGCTATCAAGCGGCAAGTCGCTGGATTCAGTCTGGAAAACTTCCAAGTGCGGTATTTGCTGCGGATGATCTGACGGCTTTTGGTGTGATGGACGCGCTCAAAAATGAGGGCTACAAAATACCGCGTGATATGTCCATTGTTGGTTTTGACGATCAGATATTCTCAGAGGAATTCCGCCCTAGGTTAACTACCGTTCGTCAACCGGCGGACAAAATGGGGAGACAAGGCGTCGATATTTTGCTCAAGTGGATTGATGGTACAGCCAAACGTAATATAACGGTGCAATTGGAACCGGAATTAATCATTCGAGAATCCACCACAAGAAAATGA
- a CDS encoding ABC transporter ATP-binding protein, which yields MSFVHIKNVVKKYSNQISVDHLNLSIQEGEVFGLLGPNGAGKSTTIKMLSGLLKIDQGEMLVDGLSVAKDTIEVKRRIGLVPQDLAIFEHLTARENVTFFAKLYGLRGKLLKERVEEALEFVGLLDRARDRPSSFSGGMKRRLNIACAIMHRPKLIIMDEPTVGIDPQSRNHILESVRSLNRMGSTIIYTSHYMEEVSAISTRVGIMDHGHLIACGTQEELRGKVEQDNKIIIQASNLKEEAVKELRNHPRIKQVTIHEQTLELLVGSSQAYLQDILFILSKHEVKIQSLTQVEPDLEALFLSLTGRTLRD from the coding sequence GTGAGCTTTGTTCATATAAAAAATGTTGTCAAAAAATATAGCAATCAAATTTCTGTCGATCATTTGAATTTATCGATTCAGGAAGGTGAAGTTTTCGGATTGTTAGGTCCCAATGGGGCTGGGAAAAGCACAACGATCAAAATGCTGAGCGGTCTGCTCAAAATCGATCAAGGCGAAATGTTGGTTGATGGACTCTCAGTTGCGAAAGATACGATTGAAGTGAAACGGAGAATTGGCCTTGTTCCACAAGATCTCGCGATTTTCGAACATCTAACAGCACGAGAAAATGTTACTTTTTTCGCAAAGTTATATGGATTAAGAGGTAAGCTGCTGAAAGAAAGAGTGGAGGAAGCGCTGGAATTTGTAGGATTACTGGATCGTGCTCGTGATAGACCCAGTTCCTTTTCGGGCGGGATGAAGCGTAGATTGAATATCGCGTGTGCCATTATGCATCGTCCAAAGCTGATTATTATGGATGAACCTACCGTGGGTATCGATCCTCAATCCCGAAATCACATTCTAGAATCTGTTAGGTCGCTGAACCGTATGGGCTCAACGATCATTTATACTTCGCACTACATGGAGGAAGTGTCCGCCATATCCACACGGGTCGGCATCATGGATCATGGGCATCTCATTGCTTGCGGAACACAAGAAGAATTGCGCGGTAAAGTTGAGCAGGACAATAAAATAATCATTCAAGCATCTAATTTGAAGGAAGAAGCCGTGAAGGAGCTAAGGAATCATCCGCGGATTAAGCAGGTTACCATTCATGAGCAGACACTAGAGTTGCTGGTGGGTTCCTCCCAAGCCTATTTGCAGGATATCCTGTTCATCCTTTCCAAACACGAAGTGAAAATCCAATCGCTCACACAGGTGGAGCCTGATCTTGAGGCCTTATTCCTGTCGTTGACCGGAAGAACCTTACGGGATTAG
- a CDS encoding extracellular solute-binding protein encodes MKIHYFEKSERSGFTEQKQRKSSRKQVFLPVRFTSDHRLHCICFISDWGIALLQLHRQPEVIEAYKKIYGLIWDKKVSPTPAFSKSVSGQFGDPFLSGKIGMSIVGSWSLAASSEFNFKVGVAAVPQGPNEKIRSVLYVDPLFVLKDSMHPKEAYEWIKYLVTTDVQEKSIELSGGNPPVNQKAAEKYYANFEGIEPKQIK; translated from the coding sequence ATGAAAATTCACTATTTTGAAAAAAGTGAAAGGAGCGGTTTCACTGAGCAGAAGCAGAGGAAGTCGTCGAGAAAGCAAGTATTTCTACCTGTTCGTTTCACCTCGGATCATCGGCTTCATTGTATTTGCTTTATTTCCGATTGGGGCATCGCTCTTTTACAGCTTCACCGACAACCTGAGGTCATTGAAGCTTACAAGAAGATTTATGGCTTGATTTGGGATAAAAAGGTGTCCCCGACGCCGGCGTTTTCCAAGTCGGTATCCGGACAATTCGGTGACCCGTTTCTTTCAGGCAAAATCGGTATGTCCATCGTCGGCTCTTGGAGCTTGGCGGCATCTAGTGAATTTAATTTCAAAGTCGGTGTCGCTGCAGTGCCGCAAGGTCCTAACGAAAAAATACGCAGTGTGCTGTACGTTGACCCTTTGTTCGTACTGAAAGATTCAATGCACCCGAAAGAAGCATACGAATGGATCAAATACTTAGTTACAACAGATGTTCAGGAGAAATCCATTGAGCTCAGCGGCGGCAATCCGCCTGTTAACCAAAAAGCTGCCGAGAAGTACTATGCGAACTTCGAAGGCATCGAGCCCAAACAAATTAAATAA
- a CDS encoding 6-phospho-beta-glucosidase has product MRDALKIAIIGGGSSYTPEIVEGFILRYAQLPVRELWFVDVEEGKHKLEIVGNLAKRMIEKSGLPIEVHLTLDRRKAIENADFVSTQMRVGLLEARKWDEHIPNKYGVIGQETTGPGGMMKALRTIPVLLDICKDIEELSPNAWLLNFTNPAGMVTEAIHKYSNVKSIGLCNAPIGLHKWLMNKYDAAPEQIYTEFVGLNHLHWVTRAEIRGEDKLAELLDRKEEYSGKNVPASEWDADFLRSLQSLPSYYLKYFYMTDIMLEEQLASLKENGTRAEVVKRVEDELFKLYQDPDLQEKPKQLEKRGGAYYSEAAVNLMDSIYNDKRDIQTLNVMNDNIIDFLPKDACIEVNCVITANGPIPMGLTKVPEHIKGLIHAVKTYERLSIEAAVTGSRDLVLQALVHHPLVPSVAVAKTLMEEMLEKNKAYLPAFFK; this is encoded by the coding sequence ATGAGAGATGCTTTGAAAATTGCTATCATAGGCGGAGGCTCGTCTTATACGCCGGAAATCGTAGAAGGTTTTATTTTAAGATATGCCCAGCTGCCTGTAAGAGAGCTTTGGTTTGTGGATGTGGAGGAAGGCAAGCACAAGCTGGAAATCGTCGGGAATTTGGCAAAAAGAATGATCGAGAAGTCCGGTTTGCCGATCGAGGTGCATTTAACCTTGGATCGCAGAAAAGCGATCGAAAATGCGGATTTCGTAAGTACGCAAATGCGCGTAGGTCTTTTGGAAGCCCGTAAATGGGATGAGCATATTCCTAACAAATACGGTGTTATTGGTCAGGAGACGACCGGCCCGGGCGGAATGATGAAAGCACTTCGCACGATTCCTGTACTGCTTGATATTTGTAAGGATATTGAGGAGTTGAGCCCTAATGCGTGGCTGCTGAATTTCACGAATCCTGCAGGTATGGTGACTGAGGCCATTCATAAGTACTCCAACGTGAAAAGCATAGGCCTTTGCAATGCGCCAATCGGATTGCACAAATGGTTAATGAACAAGTATGATGCTGCTCCTGAACAGATATACACTGAGTTCGTTGGGTTAAACCATCTTCACTGGGTAACGCGCGCTGAAATCAGAGGCGAGGATAAATTAGCTGAACTGCTGGATCGTAAAGAAGAATATAGCGGGAAAAATGTACCGGCTAGCGAGTGGGATGCGGATTTCTTGCGTTCATTGCAATCTCTGCCTTCCTATTATTTGAAATATTTTTACATGACGGATATCATGCTAGAAGAACAGTTGGCATCGCTCAAAGAAAATGGTACTCGTGCAGAAGTTGTGAAACGCGTTGAGGACGAATTGTTCAAGCTTTATCAAGATCCTGATTTGCAGGAGAAGCCAAAACAGTTGGAGAAACGCGGGGGGGCTTATTATTCCGAGGCAGCTGTTAATCTCATGGATTCCATTTACAATGATAAACGGGATATTCAAACGCTGAATGTAATGAACGATAACATTATCGACTTTTTACCGAAGGATGCTTGTATTGAAGTGAATTGTGTCATTACAGCAAATGGCCCTATACCAATGGGCTTGACTAAAGTTCCCGAACATATTAAAGGCCTTATTCATGCTGTCAAAACATATGAACGCCTCTCCATAGAAGCTGCTGTTACGGGTAGTAGAGATCTTGTTCTACAAGCACTGGTTCACCATCCTTTGGTGCCGTCAGTGGCAGTAGCCAAGACGCTTATGGAAGAAATGCTGGAGAAGAATAAAGCGTATTTACCGGCTTTTTTCAAATAA
- a CDS encoding lactate racemase domain-containing protein, with amino-acid sequence MSILRELLNDIPIPKMVKIRQKFDRTILDNPELELANKLASSGVMASIHPGQQVAVAVGSRGIANIAGFTKTTIDAIKDRGAFPFIVPCMGSHGGATAEGQTEVLLHFGITEASMGAPIRSSMEVVQIDQLPNGLPVYVDRIASEADAIVVINRVKPHTAFRGRIESGIMKMIAIGLGKQKGAEACHQLGFKYMAENVPAMANLMIEKLPIVFGVALVENAYDETCQVEVLPAAEIEAREEQLLIEAKSRLPKILFDEIDVLVIDYIGKNISGDGMDPNVTGRYPTPYAHGGPDVAKMVVLDLTPETKGNANGVGTADFTTQRLVNKTNLEFTYANGLTSTVCAPTKIATTLENDFYAIKAAVKTCNILDYTTCKLVRIQDTLHLGEIEISVNLLDAARQHPDIEILSEPYDLSFDAEGNISK; translated from the coding sequence ATGAGCATTCTGAGAGAGTTATTAAATGATATTCCGATTCCCAAAATGGTTAAGATTCGGCAGAAGTTTGATCGTACCATTTTGGATAATCCAGAGTTAGAATTAGCGAATAAGCTTGCCAGCAGCGGAGTTATGGCAAGCATACATCCCGGTCAGCAGGTTGCTGTTGCTGTAGGAAGCAGGGGGATTGCCAATATCGCAGGCTTCACCAAAACGACCATTGACGCCATTAAAGATCGAGGCGCGTTCCCTTTCATCGTACCTTGTATGGGAAGTCATGGTGGTGCTACAGCCGAAGGACAGACCGAGGTATTGCTGCATTTTGGCATTACGGAGGCCTCGATGGGCGCGCCTATTCGTTCTTCCATGGAAGTCGTACAGATCGACCAACTACCTAATGGTTTGCCTGTTTATGTAGATCGCATTGCTTCAGAGGCTGATGCTATCGTCGTTATTAACCGTGTGAAGCCGCATACGGCGTTTCGAGGACGTATTGAGAGCGGGATCATGAAGATGATCGCCATTGGGCTCGGCAAGCAGAAAGGCGCTGAAGCCTGTCACCAGCTTGGCTTCAAGTATATGGCGGAGAATGTGCCGGCCATGGCCAATTTGATGATCGAGAAGCTGCCTATCGTATTCGGTGTGGCACTTGTTGAAAATGCCTATGATGAGACTTGCCAAGTGGAAGTGCTTCCTGCAGCTGAAATTGAAGCACGTGAGGAACAACTTCTGATAGAAGCAAAATCACGTCTACCGAAAATATTATTCGACGAAATCGATGTCCTTGTTATTGATTATATTGGTAAAAATATAAGCGGCGATGGCATGGATCCCAATGTTACCGGCCGCTACCCAACGCCTTACGCGCATGGCGGACCAGATGTTGCCAAAATGGTTGTACTGGACTTAACGCCTGAAACAAAGGGGAATGCCAACGGTGTAGGAACGGCTGATTTCACCACACAAAGATTAGTGAATAAAACGAATTTAGAGTTCACTTATGCAAACGGACTAACTTCAACCGTTTGTGCACCTACCAAAATCGCAACTACACTGGAGAACGATTTCTACGCGATCAAGGCAGCCGTTAAAACCTGTAACATTCTAGATTACACGACCTGCAAACTAGTTCGGATTCAAGATACACTTCACTTGGGCGAAATTGAAATTTCCGTGAATTTGTTAGACGCAGCTCGTCAACATCCGGATATTGAAATTCTATCAGAACCTTATGACCTTTCATTTGATGCAGAGGGGAATATTAGCAAATGA
- a CDS encoding ABC transporter permease yields the protein MPIWIIAKYEILRFMRMRYVLMIQFLMPLLLIFILGSALSGAFKMEDRTLKPVKVDVVQSDLGVLSAGFNSFLNTPELMKIIQPTNIQSRDEAVKRLKSGDSEFALIVPSDFSSRVLEGKEAEWEMILGQDYGQNLTAKMALRSFLDQVNYMQSAIISAGPGAADLVQKQSSDGSFKPTMEASSYVRLGKLTSSNSNYTAMQYYTASMLVMFLLYSGMGAALGLQGEKERHTLSRLNAMPIHEYQILLGKILGNIFSSIVQASLVIGATILFYGVNWGNDFFHLFLVCLLIIVASMSLAILIMLAAKSSKAISTTFQMIILAMTFLSGGFTPLPEGLLQRMGEFTLNHWAMQSMFRIMLGSDSAIIGHHISILACISGGLLLLTLIIYRKAGYHE from the coding sequence ATGCCGATTTGGATCATTGCGAAGTATGAAATATTACGTTTTATGCGTATGCGTTATGTACTCATGATTCAGTTTTTGATGCCGCTTTTACTAATATTCATTTTGGGATCGGCGCTCTCAGGCGCGTTCAAAATGGAAGATCGGACGCTGAAGCCCGTTAAGGTAGATGTCGTGCAGTCTGACCTAGGAGTATTAAGCGCAGGGTTTAATAGCTTTCTGAACACACCGGAGTTAATGAAGATCATACAGCCTACGAACATTCAGTCGCGTGATGAAGCGGTCAAACGGCTCAAGTCAGGAGATTCGGAGTTTGCACTCATCGTTCCAAGTGATTTTAGCAGCCGCGTGCTTGAGGGAAAAGAAGCGGAGTGGGAGATGATACTAGGCCAGGATTATGGGCAGAATTTGACCGCTAAAATGGCGCTTCGCTCCTTTTTGGATCAAGTGAATTACATGCAATCCGCGATAATTTCAGCAGGGCCCGGTGCAGCGGATCTAGTGCAGAAACAAAGTAGTGACGGTTCATTCAAACCGACAATGGAGGCTTCTTCGTATGTAAGGCTAGGCAAGCTTACATCTTCCAATTCCAACTATACAGCAATGCAGTATTACACAGCGTCTATGCTGGTCATGTTTTTGTTATATTCGGGCATGGGAGCGGCGCTCGGTTTGCAAGGGGAGAAAGAAAGGCACACGCTATCCCGATTAAATGCAATGCCCATTCATGAATATCAAATTTTGTTGGGTAAAATTCTGGGAAATATTTTCAGTTCGATTGTTCAGGCATCGCTTGTTATTGGTGCAACCATTCTATTTTACGGTGTCAATTGGGGAAATGACTTCTTCCATCTCTTCTTAGTTTGCTTATTGATTATCGTCGCTTCGATGAGTCTAGCGATATTGATCATGCTGGCAGCGAAATCGTCTAAAGCAATCAGTACGACATTCCAAATGATCATTCTTGCCATGACTTTCCTAAGTGGAGGCTTCACACCTCTTCCAGAAGGTCTTCTGCAGCGGATGGGAGAGTTTACACTCAATCACTGGGCCATGCAGAGTATGTTTCGAATAATGCTCGGAAGTGATTCTGCAATCATAGGACATCATATATCAATTTTGGCGTGTATTAGTGGGGGATTGTTGCTTCTTACCCTGATTATTTATCGGAAGGCGGGATATCATGAATAG